From the Primulina tabacum isolate GXHZ01 chromosome 3, ASM2559414v2, whole genome shotgun sequence genome, one window contains:
- the LOC142541161 gene encoding uncharacterized protein LOC142541161 isoform X4: MTSMSDAQPRRSSMALNFESHHFLLIFSLLTLSSSSSTVLSPENPPAPEPTVYEILLQHGLPGGLLPDSVTSYSLAGDGRFEVTLKKPCYVQFEYLFYFEEKITGNLSLGSIKDLDGIQVQRFVFLWFDVDEISVDLPPSDNIYITFGFFTMELDVNQFLNVRSCEDEALAWTQLVRLEMSRRRV; encoded by the coding sequence ATGACTTCCATGAGTGACGCACAACCAAGAAGATCATCCATGGCTTTGAACTTCGAATCCCACCATTTTCTCCTCATTTTCTCCCTCCTAACTCTCTCTTCTTCATCTTCTACTGTCTTATCACCTGAAAACCCACCAGCTCCAGAGCCCACAGTGTACGAAATCCTCCTCCAGCACGGCCTTCCCGGTGGGCTCTTGCCGGATTCCGTCACAAGTTACTCCCTCGCTGGAGACGGGAGATTTGAGGTCACCCTAAAGAAACCCTGTTATGTGCAGTTCGAATACTTGTTTTATTTCGAGGAAAAGATTACTGGGAATCTCAGTCTTGGTTCTATAAAAGATTTGGATGGGATTCAGGTGCAAAGATTTGTGTTCCTCTGGTTTGACGTCGATGAGATAAGTGTTGATCTGCCGCCTtctgataatatatatataacttttgGTTTCTTTACTATGGAGCTTGATGTGAATCAGTTCTTGAATGTTCGTTCTTGCGAAGACGAGGCCTTGGCTTGGACACAGCTTGTTCGG
- the LOC142541161 gene encoding uncharacterized protein LOC142541161 isoform X5: protein MTSMSDAQPRRSSMALNFESHHFLLIFSLLTLSSSSSTVLSPENPPAPEPTVYEILLQHGLPGGLLPDSVTSYSLAGDGRFEVTLKKPCYVQFEYLFYFEEKITGNLSLGSIKDLDGIQVQRFVFLWFDVDEISVDLPPSDNIYITFGFFTMELDVNQFLNVRSCEDEALAWTQLVRFP from the coding sequence ATGACTTCCATGAGTGACGCACAACCAAGAAGATCATCCATGGCTTTGAACTTCGAATCCCACCATTTTCTCCTCATTTTCTCCCTCCTAACTCTCTCTTCTTCATCTTCTACTGTCTTATCACCTGAAAACCCACCAGCTCCAGAGCCCACAGTGTACGAAATCCTCCTCCAGCACGGCCTTCCCGGTGGGCTCTTGCCGGATTCCGTCACAAGTTACTCCCTCGCTGGAGACGGGAGATTTGAGGTCACCCTAAAGAAACCCTGTTATGTGCAGTTCGAATACTTGTTTTATTTCGAGGAAAAGATTACTGGGAATCTCAGTCTTGGTTCTATAAAAGATTTGGATGGGATTCAGGTGCAAAGATTTGTGTTCCTCTGGTTTGACGTCGATGAGATAAGTGTTGATCTGCCGCCTtctgataatatatatataacttttgGTTTCTTTACTATGGAGCTTGATGTGAATCAGTTCTTGAATGTTCGTTCTTGCGAAGACGAGGCCTTGGCTTGGACACAGCTTGTTCGG
- the LOC142541161 gene encoding uncharacterized protein LOC142541161 isoform X3: protein MTSMSDAQPRRSSMALNFESHHFLLIFSLLTLSSSSSTVLSPENPPAPEPTVYEILLQHGLPGGLLPDSVTSYSLAGDGRFEVTLKKPCYVQFEYLFYFEEKITGNLSLGSIKDLDGIQVQRFVFLWFDVDEISVDLPPSDNIYITFGFFTMELDVNQFLNVRSCEDEALAWTQLVREAGTDQASN, encoded by the coding sequence ATGACTTCCATGAGTGACGCACAACCAAGAAGATCATCCATGGCTTTGAACTTCGAATCCCACCATTTTCTCCTCATTTTCTCCCTCCTAACTCTCTCTTCTTCATCTTCTACTGTCTTATCACCTGAAAACCCACCAGCTCCAGAGCCCACAGTGTACGAAATCCTCCTCCAGCACGGCCTTCCCGGTGGGCTCTTGCCGGATTCCGTCACAAGTTACTCCCTCGCTGGAGACGGGAGATTTGAGGTCACCCTAAAGAAACCCTGTTATGTGCAGTTCGAATACTTGTTTTATTTCGAGGAAAAGATTACTGGGAATCTCAGTCTTGGTTCTATAAAAGATTTGGATGGGATTCAGGTGCAAAGATTTGTGTTCCTCTGGTTTGACGTCGATGAGATAAGTGTTGATCTGCCGCCTtctgataatatatatataacttttgGTTTCTTTACTATGGAGCTTGATGTGAATCAGTTCTTGAATGTTCGTTCTTGCGAAGACGAGGCCTTGGCTTGGACACAGCTTGTTCGG
- the LOC142541161 gene encoding uncharacterized protein LOC142541161 isoform X2: MTSMSDAQPRRSSMALNFESHHFLLIFSLLTLSSSSSTVLSPENPPAPEPTVYEILLQHGLPGGLLPDSVTSYSLAGDGRFEVTLKKPCYVQFEYLFYFEEKITGNLSLGSIKDLDGIQVQRFVFLWFDVDEISVDLPPSDNIYITFGFFTMELDVNQFLNVRSCEDEALAWTQLVRINQKRKSRNYEQG; the protein is encoded by the coding sequence ATGACTTCCATGAGTGACGCACAACCAAGAAGATCATCCATGGCTTTGAACTTCGAATCCCACCATTTTCTCCTCATTTTCTCCCTCCTAACTCTCTCTTCTTCATCTTCTACTGTCTTATCACCTGAAAACCCACCAGCTCCAGAGCCCACAGTGTACGAAATCCTCCTCCAGCACGGCCTTCCCGGTGGGCTCTTGCCGGATTCCGTCACAAGTTACTCCCTCGCTGGAGACGGGAGATTTGAGGTCACCCTAAAGAAACCCTGTTATGTGCAGTTCGAATACTTGTTTTATTTCGAGGAAAAGATTACTGGGAATCTCAGTCTTGGTTCTATAAAAGATTTGGATGGGATTCAGGTGCAAAGATTTGTGTTCCTCTGGTTTGACGTCGATGAGATAAGTGTTGATCTGCCGCCTtctgataatatatatataacttttgGTTTCTTTACTATGGAGCTTGATGTGAATCAGTTCTTGAATGTTCGTTCTTGCGAAGACGAGGCCTTGGCTTGGACACAGCTTGTTCGG